DNA from Microbacterium sp. SORGH_AS_0969:
TGAAGGCCCGACAGCCGCGCGGGCGACAACTGCTTGGTGACCTCTTCGCGAGACATGAGCCCCGCCTCGACGACGAGGTCGGCGACGTTGCGGTGCGTGAGCAGGGCCGTCTTCGCGAGCGCCGCAGCCGCCGCGTAGCCGATGAACGGCGTGAGGGCGGTGACGACGCCGACCGAGGAACCGACCATCGCACCCAAGCGCTCGCGGTTCGCCGTGATTCCGTCGACGCAGTTGACGCGGAGCGTCCACATCGCCTGGCGCATCCACGTGATCGACTGGTAGATCGAGTGCGCGATGACCGGCTCGAAGGCGTTGAGCTGCAGCTGGCCACCCTCGACCGCCATCGTCACGGTCATGTCGGCGCCGACCACAGAGAACGCGACCTGATTGACGACCTCGGGGATGACGGGGTTCACCTTGCCGGGCATGATGCTCGAACCCGCCTGGCGCGGCGGGAGGTTGATCTCGCCCAGGCCCGCCTGCGGACCGCTCGAGAGCAGGCGCAGGTCGTTGCAGATCTTCGAGAGCTTGATCGCGTTGCGCTTCAGCGACGACGAGAACGACATGAAAGCGCCCGTGTCGCTCGTCGACTCGACGAGGTCGGTCGCGGTCTCGAGATCGAGGCCCGTGATCTCGCGCAGGTGCCGGAGAACGGCCTTGCCGTAGCCGGCGTGGGCGGTGATGCCCGTGCCGATGGCTGTGGCCCCCATGTTGATCTCGTAGAGCAGGTAGGCGTTCTCGGTCAGGCGGCTGTAGTCCTCGCCGAGCGTCGTGGCGAAGCCGTGGAACTCCTGCCCCAGCGTCATGGGCACGGCATCCTGCAGCTGCGTGCGGCCGACCTTGAGGACGTCGTGGAACTCGTCGGCCTTGGTGAGGAACGACTGACGCAGCAGCGCCAGCTCTTCGAGAAGGCTCTTCAGCGTGAGGGCGAGCCCGATCTTGATCGCGGTCGGGTAAACGTCGTTCGTCGACTGACTGCGGTTGGTGTCGTCGATCGGCGAGAGGAACGCGTAATCGCCCTTCTCGCGCCCCGCCATCTCGAGCGCGATGTTGGTGATGACCTCGTTCGCGTTCATATTGGTCGAGGTGCCGGCGCCGCCCTGGATGACGCCCACCGCGAACTCGTCGTGGAACTCGCCGTCGATCACTCGCTGTGCGGCGCGGTCGATGAGGTCGGCCTTCGCCGGGTCGAGCACGCCGATCTCGCGGTTGGCGCGGGCCGAGGCCTGCTTGACCATGGCGAGGGCGCGGACCAGGTCGGGGTACACCGAGATCGGCCGCTTGGCGATCGGGAAGTTCTCCAGCGCGCGGGCGGTGTGGATGCCCCAATACGCGTCGAGGGGGATCTCGAGCGTTCCCAGGGAGTCGGTCTCGGTGCGGGTACGCGTCTTTGCGTCCAGAGTCATGTGTCGTCCTTGTGGGGTCACGTGAAAGGGGATGCCACGAGCCTAACCACCGGAATCACGAGCACCCCTGGACGCGACGGCCTGTCGGCATCCTCGGACCGTCCGCGGTGTCGGTTGCGGGCGCTGCGCTCGGACATGGCGGGCGAAGCGGTCGGCTCGGTGGGCAGCGGCGGCCGGGCGCGGCGCTCGGCATCGGCGGGCGCGGCGGCGGTGTGGCGGCCGGCACGGCGCGGAACCGTGACCGGCACCGCCCTCAGCGCTTGCGCGAGAAGGCCTCGAGCCGCCCCTCGGGGGTGAGGGCAGCCATCTCCTCGACCCACGCGGGCGTGAAGTAGCCCGAGGTGTCGGCGTCGACCACCGGGACGACGGCGTGGGTGATCGTGTCGTCCCAGACGTGCACGAGGTGGAAGGACTGGCCGGCATCCATGCCGTTGACCTCGTCGGCCGGGCGGGCGAGATCCATCGTGTAGCAGGACGCGGCCGCGACACTCACGGGCACGCCCGCGAACGTTCCCGACGTCGAGTAGTGCAGGTGCCCGGCGAGGATCGTACGGACGTCGCTGCCCGCGATCGCCGCCGCGAGTCGGGGTTGGTCGCGGAGCTCCAGGATGTCGAAGAAGGGGATGTGCGTCGGGAGCGGCGGGTGGTGCAGGGCGAGGATCGTGCCGAGGGGTGCGGGGGTCGCGAGTTCGCCGCGCAACCACTCCAGCTGCTCGGCGTCGAGGTCGCCGTGGTGCCAGCCCGGCACGGTCGAGTCCAGCGCGATGATACGGAGTCCGTCGAGGTCCCACACGCCGGTCACGGGCTCGAGCGACGGCTCTCCGTCGAGGAGACCGGCGCGCAGCGCGGGGCGTTCATCGTGGTTTCCCGCGACCCAGACGACCGGCGCTCCGAGGCGCTCGGCCCACGGCTCGACCGCCGCGCGCAGCGCCCGGTACGCCTCCGGCTCGCCGAGGTCGGCGAGATCACCCGTGAACACGACGGCGTCGGGACGGACGCCGGTGGCCTCGGCGGCATCCAGGGTCCGGCGCAGGTTCGCGGCGGTGTCGTACCGCTCGCCGAGCAGGCGATCGCCGCCCAGCAGATGGGTGTCGCTGAGGTGGAGGATCACACGCCGCGCGGGCGCGTGCTGACCGAACTGCACGGATGCCATGGGCTCAGCCTAGAAGAGGCCTCCGACACGCGATCCGCGAGCGCACCGTCAGTGGTTGAAGAGGATCAGCAGCAGGGCGCCGAGGACGGCCGCGGCGCACACCCCGAAACACAGGTACGCACCGACGAGAGCAATGCGCTTCTGCCCGTCGCTAAGCGGATTGCGCGCCGCCGCCTTGGCCGCCGCCTTCTCGGCGCGGCGCCGCTGCTTGTCGGTGAGCACGGTGATGGCATCCGTGAACTCGACCGGCGCGACCAGGGGCGGGCGCCCGCCGCGCACGAGCAGGCGCAGCCCGAGGGCGTAGAAGGTCACCACGATCGAGGCGCCGATGATGGCGGCGACGAAGACGTGGAGGAAGGCTTCCCAGTCGATGGTCACGCGTCGTCCTTCCCGGAGCGCTCGAGACGGCGTTGGCGACGCGTCGGGCCGGGCTTGCGCGGCACCTTGACGGCGGCTCCCGAGTCGGCGACCTCGCTCATCGCGTTGGCCGAGGTGACCGAGTCGCGGCGCGAGCGGAGGAAGAGGCCGAGGATGATCGCGACGGCGATCACCGCGTCGACCGCGACACCCCAGCCGCCCAGCCACACCACGATGAGCGCGGCCGCGGCGCCCACCGCACCCGCGGCGGGGAGCGTCAGGACCCAGCCGATCATGATGCGGCCGACGGTGTTCCAGCGCACCGTCGATCCGCGGCGCCCGAGGCCGGAGCCGATGACCGAGCCGGACGCGACCTGCGTGGTCGAGAGGGCGAAGCCGAGGGCGCTGGATGCCAGGATGGTCGCCGCCGTCGACGTCTCGGCCGAGAAGCCCTGGGCCGGCTTGACGTCGGTGAGCCCCTTGCCGAGGGTGCGGATGATGCGCCAACCGCCCATGTAGGTGCCGAGGGCGATCGTGATGGCGCACGCGAACACGACCCAGATGTGCGGATCCGGATCGGATGCCGACTGCCACCCGACCGTGATGAGGGCGAGGGTGATGACGCCCATCGTCTTCTGCGCGTCGTTGGTGCCGTGCGCCAGCGCCACGAGCGACGAGGTGAAGATCTGCCCCCAGCGGAAGCCGTCGCGGCCGTCGGCCTTCGTGTCGTACCGGCGGGTGACGCCGTACGCGATCTTGGTGACCGTGAACGCGATGATGCCGGCCGTGAGCGGCGCGATGAGGGCGGGGAGGATGACCTTGCTGAGCACGACGCCCGTGTCGATGGCCGAGACGCCGACGCCCACGAGGGTCGCGCCGATGAGACCGCCGAACAGCGCGTGCGAGGAGCTGGAGGGAAGCCCCAGCAGCCACGTCAGCATGTTCCAGGTGATCGCGCCGATCAGGCCCGCGAAGATGATCGGCGGGAAGATCTCGGGCGAGAGCTGATCCTCGCGGATCATGCCTCCCGAGATGGTCTTCGCCACCTCGGTCGACAGGAAAGCGCCGACCAGGTTCAGACAGGCCGCGAGGAGGACGGCGACCTTCGGTTTCAGCGCACCGGTGGCGATGGGCGTGGCCATCGCGTTCGCGGTGTCGTGGAATCCGTTGGTGAAATCGAAGAACAGTGCCAGGCCGATGACCAGCACGATGACGAGGGCTGCGCTCTCCACCGTTCGCTTTCCGTGAGGAGGAAGAAGGGATGCCGACGGGATCGGCGCGACGAACGAAGAGTTCACCTGGAGTTCGACACCCGTTCACCGAGGTCGCGTGGAAATCATGTCACCGGCGACCACGACGGTCAAACCGGGCGGCCCGAGGCCGCGGCATCCGCAGGTTCTTCCCGGCTGGGGAACGCCCAGGCGGAGTGTCGGTGCGGCCGACTACCGTAAAGGGGTGACCGATATCGACGTTTCGTCCGTTCCGCCCGTCGCCGCCCGTCGTCCCGTCCCCCGCTCGCACCATGGTGACACGTTCGACGATCCCT
Protein-coding regions in this window:
- a CDS encoding phosphodiesterase, giving the protein MASVQFGQHAPARRVILHLSDTHLLGGDRLLGERYDTAANLRRTLDAAEATGVRPDAVVFTGDLADLGEPEAYRALRAAVEPWAERLGAPVVWVAGNHDERPALRAGLLDGEPSLEPVTGVWDLDGLRIIALDSTVPGWHHGDLDAEQLEWLRGELATPAPLGTILALHHPPLPTHIPFFDILELRDQPRLAAAIAGSDVRTILAGHLHYSTSGTFAGVPVSVAAASCYTMDLARPADEVNGMDAGQSFHLVHVWDDTITHAVVPVVDADTSGYFTPAWVEEMAALTPEGRLEAFSRKR
- a CDS encoding aspartate ammonia-lyase, which translates into the protein MTLDAKTRTRTETDSLGTLEIPLDAYWGIHTARALENFPIAKRPISVYPDLVRALAMVKQASARANREIGVLDPAKADLIDRAAQRVIDGEFHDEFAVGVIQGGAGTSTNMNANEVITNIALEMAGREKGDYAFLSPIDDTNRSQSTNDVYPTAIKIGLALTLKSLLEELALLRQSFLTKADEFHDVLKVGRTQLQDAVPMTLGQEFHGFATTLGEDYSRLTENAYLLYEINMGATAIGTGITAHAGYGKAVLRHLREITGLDLETATDLVESTSDTGAFMSFSSSLKRNAIKLSKICNDLRLLSSGPQAGLGEINLPPRQAGSSIMPGKVNPVIPEVVNQVAFSVVGADMTVTMAVEGGQLQLNAFEPVIAHSIYQSITWMRQAMWTLRVNCVDGITANRERLGAMVGSSVGVVTALTPFIGYAAAAALAKTALLTHRNVADLVVEAGLMSREEVTKQLSPARLSGL
- a CDS encoding peptidase; translation: MTIDWEAFLHVFVAAIIGASIVVTFYALGLRLLVRGGRPPLVAPVEFTDAITVLTDKQRRRAEKAAAKAAARNPLSDGQKRIALVGAYLCFGVCAAAVLGALLLILFNH
- a CDS encoding inorganic phosphate transporter, with protein sequence MESAALVIVLVIGLALFFDFTNGFHDTANAMATPIATGALKPKVAVLLAACLNLVGAFLSTEVAKTISGGMIREDQLSPEIFPPIIFAGLIGAITWNMLTWLLGLPSSSSHALFGGLIGATLVGVGVSAIDTGVVLSKVILPALIAPLTAGIIAFTVTKIAYGVTRRYDTKADGRDGFRWGQIFTSSLVALAHGTNDAQKTMGVITLALITVGWQSASDPDPHIWVVFACAITIALGTYMGGWRIIRTLGKGLTDVKPAQGFSAETSTAATILASSALGFALSTTQVASGSVIGSGLGRRGSTVRWNTVGRIMIGWVLTLPAAGAVGAAAALIVVWLGGWGVAVDAVIAVAIILGLFLRSRRDSVTSANAMSEVADSGAAVKVPRKPGPTRRQRRLERSGKDDA